In Spiroplasma clarkii, the DNA window TGAAAAAATGTTAGAACCAATTATTACTACACTGAACCAAATGCAAATCCCAGCTCAATTTTCTGGACGTAATGATATAGTCTTAAATGGTAAAAAAATTTCAGGTAATGCTATGTGAAAGTATCAGAATAGATTTCTCCAACATGGAACCATTTTGTTTAATGCAAATCTAGATAAATTAGTAAAATACCTAACAGTAGATAAAGCAAAAATTCTTTCAAAGAACATTGAATCAATCACTGCTAGGGTCACTAATATAAATGCAGAAATTAGCAAACCAATTACAATTGCTGAATTTATCACAGCTCTAATAAAAACTTATCAAGAAAATAAAAGTGTTAGTGATTTAAAATTAGAACCAGAAGATTTACAAGCAATTGAAAAAATTTATCAAGAAAAGTATCAAAACCCTGATTGAACATTTAAAAAAAATGCAACCTTTACTTATCAAAACAACCAAAGACTTGAAGGTAAAGGCAGTGTTGAAGTTTACTTGAATGTTATTGATGGAGTGATAAATGATTGCAAAATTTATGGGGACTTTTTAGGTTATGGAGGAACTGAACCATTAGAAGCTAAGCTGATTGGAGTGACTTATCAAGTTTTACCCATAAAAACAGTTTTAGAAAACGTAGATATTAAAACAATCTTTGGTGCAGAATTTACTGTCCAAGAAATTTTGGATTTAATTATCCAATAGGAGGTAGCAATGAAATATATAAATAAATTTGATCCACAAAAAGACCAAGTTGTCAGAATTTTAGATGTTGACGGTAAAGTAATTGATGAAAAACTTTTACCAAAAATTTCAGATAAACAATTAATTGAAGCTTACAAATTGATGAATTTATCAAGAAGACAAGATGATTTTCAAAATAAAGCCCAAAGACAGGGGCGTTTATTATCATTTTTATCTTCAACTGGACAAGAAGCTTGTGAGGTTGCCTATGCTTTGGCTATGGTCAAAGGACAAGATTGATTAGCACCAGGTTATCGTAACAATGCAGCTTGATTAACTGCTGGAATGCCAATGCACAACATTATGATGTATTGAATGGGAAATGAGTTTGGAGGTCAATCTCCTCAAGGAGTTAACCTCTTACCACCAAATATTATTATTGGGAGTCAATATTCTCAAGCAGTGGGGATTGCTTTTGCAGAAAAATATAAAAAAACAAATGGAGTTGCATTAACATCAACTGGTGACGGAGGTATGAGTGAAGGTGAAGTTTATGAATCAATGAACTTTGCCAAACTGCATGAACTTCCAGTTGTCTTTATTTGTGAAAACAACAAATGAGCAATTTCAACTCCATATGCTAAATCCACAAAATCATTAAATGTTGCCGTTAAAGGAATTGCTGTGGGCATTCCTGGAATCAAGGTTGACGGTAATGATTTTTTAGCAAGTTATGCAGTTGCCAGTGAGGCTATTGAATTTGCTCGTCAAGGTAATGGCCCAGTCTTAATTGAATTTGATACATATAGACTTGGAGCTCATTCATCATCTGATAATCCTGATATTTATCGACCAAAACCAGAATATGAAGAAGCTTTGACAAAAGATCCATTAATTAGAATGAAAAAATATTTAATTGACAAAAAACTCTGAACTGAAAAAAAACAAACAGCTCTTGATGAAGAGCAAGACTTGTTTATTCGTCAAGAATTTGATTATGCTGAAGCTCACAAAGATTATCCATTAGAAGATGTCTTTAATTATCTTTATGAAACTAAAACCCCAGAGTTAGAAGCACAATATCAAGAAGCTGCAGCATTTTTTGCAGCAAACCCAAATGCCAAAGGAGGACACCACTAATGAAACAGTTAAATAACATTAAAGCAGTCACAGATGCTCTTGATGTGGCAATGGAAAAATGAAATGAAGTTGTAGTTTATGGAGAAGATGTTGGTTTTGAAGGTGGAGTTTTTCGAGCAACTGAAGGTTTGCAAAAAAAATATGGAGAAGAACGTTGTTTTGATGCTCCAATTAGTGAAGCAATTTACATTGGGGCTGCTTTAGGAATGGCTTTGAATGGTTTAAAACCAGTTGTTGAATTACAATTTCAAGGTTTAGGGTGAGCTTCACTACAAAATATTTTGGGACACATGGGCAGAATGAGAAACAGAACTCGAGGTAAATATCCAGCTCCCATTGTTATTCGTACCCCTATGGGCGGAGGAATTAGAGCCTTAGAATTACACTCTGAAGCTATGGAAGTAATCTATGCTCACACTCCTGGAATAAAAGTTGTTTGTCCATCAACACCATATGATACCAAGGGATTAATTTTGGCAGCTATTGAATCACCAGATCCAGTTATTGTTTTAGAACCAACAAAACTTTATCGTGCTTTCAAACAAGAAGTGCCAGATGGGTTTTACACAGTTCCAATTGGAGAAGGTTTTAAAATTTTTGAAGGTAATGATATCACAGTTGTGACTTATGGGGCACAAACTGTTGATTGTCAAAAAGCTATTGAACAATTTGAAGAAAAACACCCAGATCTT includes these proteins:
- a CDS encoding alpha-ketoacid dehydrogenase subunit beta, with product MKQLNNIKAVTDALDVAMEKWNEVVVYGEDVGFEGGVFRATEGLQKKYGEERCFDAPISEAIYIGAALGMALNGLKPVVELQFQGLGWASLQNILGHMGRMRNRTRGKYPAPIVIRTPMGGGIRALELHSEAMEVIYAHTPGIKVVCPSTPYDTKGLILAAIESPDPVIVLEPTKLYRAFKQEVPDGFYTVPIGEGFKIFEGNDITVVTYGAQTVDCQKAIEQFEEKHPDLSVELIDLRTIKPWDRQMVFESVKKTGRLLVVHEAVRSFSVAAEIMASVTEECFEYLKAPLARVTGYDIVIPFDSGEGYHQVNPTKIFAKLEEIINFKF
- a CDS encoding lipoate--protein ligase encodes the protein MLVYKVDCTDPKYNLATEEYLTVCEKFKEPILFLWQNHNTIVVGRNQNAAKEINLQNANLDDVAVIRRNTGGGTVFHDLGNLNFSIIYTDSENNGVAMFEKMLEPIITTLNQMQIPAQFSGRNDIVLNGKKISGNAMWKYQNRFLQHGTILFNANLDKLVKYLTVDKAKILSKNIESITARVTNINAEISKPITIAEFITALIKTYQENKSVSDLKLEPEDLQAIEKIYQEKYQNPDWTFKKNATFTYQNNQRLEGKGSVEVYLNVIDGVINDCKIYGDFLGYGGTEPLEAKLIGVTYQVLPIKTVLENVDIKTIFGAEFTVQEILDLIIQ
- the pdhA gene encoding pyruvate dehydrogenase (acetyl-transferring) E1 component subunit alpha, which encodes MKYINKFDPQKDQVVRILDVDGKVIDEKLLPKISDKQLIEAYKLMNLSRRQDDFQNKAQRQGRLLSFLSSTGQEACEVAYALAMVKGQDWLAPGYRNNAAWLTAGMPMHNIMMYWMGNEFGGQSPQGVNLLPPNIIIGSQYSQAVGIAFAEKYKKTNGVALTSTGDGGMSEGEVYESMNFAKLHELPVVFICENNKWAISTPYAKSTKSLNVAVKGIAVGIPGIKVDGNDFLASYAVASEAIEFARQGNGPVLIEFDTYRLGAHSSSDNPDIYRPKPEYEEALTKDPLIRMKKYLIDKKLWTEKKQTALDEEQDLFIRQEFDYAEAHKDYPLEDVFNYLYETKTPELEAQYQEAAAFFAANPNAKGGHH